The proteins below are encoded in one region of Cyanobacterium sp. T60_A2020_053:
- a CDS encoding carotenoid biosynthesis protein yields MKQIIREIEGYFLIGHLLAMVFGLAGLLLVLPHPEFVANLPPIGQSAFSWSMIGGGVVYMILGWATVAIFAYRQLGMWHWLGFMIPALGISLTSELLGTSTGFPFGEYHYLSGLGYKISGLVPFTIPLSWFYLGFSGYLIARVGLERLSINNFVKDLGAIIFGSLLLTSWDFVLDPAMSQTTMPFWLWDQPGAFFGMPYQNFVGWFGTGAVFMTISTIIWRIKPLDFSQISLTIPVIVYLGNFGFAMVMSIGASFYVPIFLGILLGVLPLVVFVRLANQGDDDSVVLSTNNIA; encoded by the coding sequence ATGAAACAAATAATTAGGGAAATAGAAGGTTACTTTTTAATCGGGCATTTACTGGCAATGGTTTTCGGTTTAGCTGGATTATTGTTAGTGTTACCTCATCCTGAATTTGTGGCAAATTTACCGCCTATTGGGCAATCTGCTTTTAGTTGGTCGATGATCGGTGGAGGAGTCGTCTATATGATATTAGGCTGGGCAACAGTGGCAATTTTTGCCTATCGTCAGTTGGGAATGTGGCACTGGTTAGGTTTTATGATTCCAGCTTTGGGGATTTCCCTCACCAGCGAATTATTAGGCACTAGCACGGGTTTTCCCTTCGGAGAGTATCATTATCTCTCTGGATTAGGCTATAAAATTTCTGGCTTAGTTCCCTTTACCATTCCCTTATCTTGGTTTTATCTGGGTTTTAGCGGTTATCTTATTGCCAGAGTAGGTTTAGAGCGTTTATCTATCAATAATTTTGTTAAAGATTTGGGCGCCATTATTTTTGGTTCTTTACTATTAACCTCTTGGGATTTCGTTTTAGACCCGGCTATGAGCCAAACCACCATGCCTTTTTGGTTGTGGGATCAACCGGGTGCTTTTTTCGGTATGCCTTATCAAAACTTCGTCGGTTGGTTCGGCACGGGCGCTGTTTTTATGACTATTTCTACCATTATTTGGCGCATCAAACCCCTTGATTTTTCCCAAATTTCCCTTACTATTCCTGTCATAGTTTATTTGGGTAATTTTGGTTTTGCGATGGTAATGAGTATCGGTGCTAGTTTTTATGTACCAATCTTTTTAGGCATTTTGCTAGGGGTTTTGCCCCTCGTAGTTTTCGTGCGCTTGGCAAATCAAGGGGATGATGATTCTGTGGTGTTATCTACCAATAATATCGCTTAA